One window of the Nicotiana tabacum cultivar K326 chromosome 4, ASM71507v2, whole genome shotgun sequence genome contains the following:
- the LOC107774440 gene encoding protein SIEVE ELEMENT OCCLUSION B-like, which translates to MASRALVPSAHHGKPSQPMARRERPVFSLSDDHAMSKKILDTHNPDGREVDVKIILHVVEEIFQHAYPASIDGVLHGTTQPLEANIEALKLEENASLAFDGILEGLAYIIHKVSCELTCKCSGGGDTHSTTMAILAMLSGYQWDAKLVLSLAAFAITYGEFWLVAQMFATHPLAKSVALLKQLPDTMEHHASLKSRFDAINELIKAILEVTKRIIEFKRLPSQYISEDQPPLSIAISHIPTAVYWTIKSIVACASQLTSLLGMNYEMIAATTSDTWEMSSSTHKLRNISDHLRAELDRCYHHIQEKMHVEYYQMLVHLFETTQFDNMKINRGMIYIKDDLLPLEVGTTHTRASIEVLRRKTVLLLLSDLDASPEELLVLSHIYTESRARPELQYEIVWLPIVDRSRGWNEEQEMKFKALQAIMPWYTLHHPSLLEPAIVKFVKERWHFSKKMMLVTLDPQQGKVACPNAIHMAWIWGNLAYPFTISKEEALWSVESWRLELVVDGIDQNLIEWMTSGKFICLYGGEDIEWIRSFTKSARSVAQRAGIDLLMMYVGKSNNKERVRRINSMVTAENLSYCLMDLTSVWYFWTRIESMFYSKMQLGKTIQEDKIMQEVLTMLSFDASDQGWALISRGSFEMARAKSQIITKTLDDYTVWEEDAREKGFVPALIDYFLQLHTPQHCNRLILPGLDGDIPEMIVCAECGRPMERFFMYRCCTD; encoded by the exons ATGGCAAGTCGTGCTTTGGTGCCATCTGCTCATCATGGTAAGCCTTCGCAGCCAATGGCTAGGCGAGAACGCCCAGTATTCTCATTGTCTGATGATCATGCTATGTCCAAGAAAATTCTTGATACTCACAATCCTGATGGTCGCGAAGTTGATGTTAAAATCATCCTCCATGTCGTTGAGGAGATTTTTCAACATGCCTACCCTGCTAGCATTGATGGCGTGCTTCAT GGCACTACTCAGCCTCTTGAAGCCAACATTGAAGCATTGAAGTTAGAAGAAAATGCATCACTTGCCTTTGATGGCATACTAGAAGGATTGGCTTATATCATACACAAAGTCTCTTGCGAG TTGACATGCAAGTGCTCAGGTGGAGGGGATACTCATTCAACAACAATGGCAATTTTAGCTATGCTCTCTGGCTACCAATGGGACGCAAAACTCGTGCTATCTTTAGCAGCATTTGCCATTACCTATGGTGAATTCTGGCTGGTGGCTCAGATGTTTGCTACTCATCCTTTGGCAAAATCTGTGGCTCTCTTGAAACAGCTACCAGATACTATGGAACACCATGCTTCCCTCAAGTCGCGATTTGATGCCATCAACGAACTTATCAAGGCCATTTTGGAAGTAACCAAACGCATAATTGAATTCAAGAGGCTTCCTTCTCAGTACATCTCTGAAGATCAACCACCTCTGTCTATTGCTATTTCCCACATTCCTACTGCTGTTTATTGGACCATTAAAAGTATTGTTGCTTGTGCTTCTCAACTTACTAGCCTTCTTGGAATGAACTATGA GATGATAGCAGCTACCACATCAGACACATGGGAAATGTCAAGCTCCACTCACAAGCTGAGAAACATAAGCGATCACCTCAGAGCTGAATTAGATCGTTGCTATCATCATATTC AGGAGAAGATGCACGTTGAGTACTATCAGATGCTGGTGCACCTCTTTGAGACAACCCAATTCGACAACATGAAGATAAACAGGGGAATGATTTACATCAAGGACGATTTACTCCCACTTGAAGTAGGAACCACTCACACGAGG GCTAGTATTGAGGTGCTTAGAAGAAAGACTGTTCTGCTTCTTCTGTCAGATCTTGACGCCAGCCCTGAAGAGTTGTTAGTACTGTCTCATATATACACTGAATCAAGGGCAAGGCCAGAACTTCAATACGAAATAGTGTGGCTTCCGATTGTGGATCGATCAAGGGGGTGGAATGAAGAGCAGGAAATGAAATTTAAGGCGCTGCAAGCAATAATGCCGTGGTACACATTGCACCATCCTTCCTTGTTAGAGCCAGCAATCGTCAAGTTTGTCAAAGAAAGGTGGCATTTCTCCAAGAAAATGATGCTTGTAACCTTGGATCCACAACAGGGTAAAGTGGCTTGTCCAAATGCTATTCACATGGCTTGGATTTGGGGAAATTTGGCGTATCCTTTCACTATTTCCAAAGAGGAAGCTTTGTGGAGCGTGGAATCTTGGCGTCTTGAGCTAGTCGTCGATGGCATTGATCAGAATTTAATTGAATGG ATGACGAGTGGGAAGTTTATCTGTTTATATGGAGGAGAAGACATAGAATGGATCCGTAGTTTCACGAAATCAGCAAGAAGTGTGGCACAGAGAGCTGGGATTGATCTACTAATGATGTATGTAGGGAAGAGCAATAACAAGGAACGAGTTCGAAGGATCAACAGTATGGTAACAGCAGAAAATCTGAGTTATTGTTTGATGGACTTAACATCAGTTTGGTACTTTTGGACAAGAATAGAGAGCATGTTTTACTCTAAAATGCAACTTGGAAAGACAAtccaagaagataaaattatgcAAGAAGTGTTGACAATGCTGAGTTTTGATGCAAGTGATCAAGGTTGGGCACTGATAAGCAGAGGATCATTCGAAATGGCACGAGCCAAAAGTCAGATAATCACTAAAACATTAGATGATTATACAGTTTGGGAGGAAGATGCTAGAGAAAAAGGATTTGTGCCTGCACTTATTGATTATTTCCTACAATTGCACACTCCTCAGCACTGCAATCGCTTAATTCTCCCGGGACTTGATGGTGATATTCCAGAAATGATAGTTTGTGCAGAATGTGGAAGGCCAATGGAGAGGTTTTTCATGTACCGTTGCTGCACTGATTGA